In a genomic window of Mageeibacillus indolicus UPII9-5:
- a CDS encoding ABC transporter ATP-binding protein has protein sequence MLNIQAVTKSYDGKSKAVNQLSLKVAPGEICGLLGPNGAGKTTTLKMVTGILEPTEGMITINNHDIQADPVAAKMSFAFVPDDPNVFVRFKGIEYLKFIGDIYRVPVETRIKRVEELAEKFEMSDALGDKIQSYSHGMRQKIVLIGALLHNPPLWILDEPMTGLDPKSAFILKNMMREHANQGNAVLFSTHVLEVAEKVCDTIAIIDKGELKFYGTIAAMREHFKANTSLESMFLELTEGELNT, from the coding sequence ATGCTTAATATTCAAGCGGTGACGAAAAGTTACGACGGTAAAAGCAAAGCGGTGAACCAATTATCTTTAAAAGTAGCACCCGGCGAAATTTGCGGACTTTTGGGGCCGAACGGTGCCGGAAAAACTACAACTTTAAAGATGGTCACCGGAATTTTGGAACCGACGGAAGGCATGATAACTATCAATAATCATGATATCCAGGCCGATCCGGTAGCGGCCAAAATGTCCTTTGCCTTCGTTCCGGACGATCCCAACGTTTTTGTGCGATTTAAAGGTATTGAATATTTAAAGTTCATTGGCGATATATATCGGGTCCCGGTCGAAACAAGGATCAAGCGAGTTGAAGAACTGGCGGAAAAGTTCGAAATGTCTGATGCTCTGGGCGATAAAATCCAGAGCTATTCCCATGGTATGCGTCAAAAAATAGTGCTGATTGGGGCTTTGCTGCACAATCCGCCCCTCTGGATCCTCGACGAACCCATGACCGGACTTGATCCGAAGTCAGCTTTTATTTTAAAAAATATGATGCGCGAACATGCGAATCAGGGCAATGCGGTTCTGTTTTCCACCCATGTGTTGGAAGTTGCTGAAAAGGTATGTGACACTATCGCGATCATAGATAAAGGCGAATTGAAGTTTTATGGAACCATAGCGGCCATGCGTGAGCATTTTAAAGCGAATACTTCACTTGAATCAATGTTTCTCGAGCTTACCGAAGGTGAGTTGAACACGTAA
- a CDS encoding chorismate mutase produces MRNELDTSDMEKQPDLPEMPGLPFWRKQLDEIDLSLRELLAQRRAITSNIGRYKAARGLKVYDPEREKIILDTLQAADPLIAKLWPYLLTFSRAGQYDIIEKINTINRDSSACSEANFCGEYQICFYTCNCRQTLTKILEWMHVLGLMPTELKVERKNQMPPDAAKITFNLHSVAQKSGVQVFQRVMHEELSREVLCLIFKR; encoded by the coding sequence ATGCGAAACGAACTTGATACGAGCGACATGGAGAAGCAGCCTGATTTGCCGGAAATGCCCGGGCTGCCTTTTTGGCGCAAACAGCTGGACGAGATTGATCTATCTTTGCGTGAACTTTTGGCCCAACGCAGAGCCATCACCTCAAATATAGGTCGCTATAAAGCCGCCCGCGGGCTAAAAGTTTATGATCCTGAGCGCGAAAAAATCATCCTTGACACATTGCAAGCTGCTGATCCGCTTATAGCTAAATTATGGCCATATTTACTTACCTTTTCACGAGCAGGACAATATGATATAATAGAAAAAATTAATACAATAAATAGAGATTCTTCGGCCTGTAGCGAAGCGAATTTTTGTGGTGAATATCAGATTTGTTTCTATACATGCAACTGTAGGCAAACTCTCACAAAAATTCTTGAATGGATGCATGTTCTCGGTTTGATGCCGACTGAGTTGAAGGTTGAACGAAAAAACCAAATGCCGCCGGATGCGGCCAAAATTACGTTTAACCTGCATAGCGTCGCACAAAAAAGCGGCGTTCAAGTGTTTCAGCGAGTAATGCACGAAGAATTATCAAGGGAGGTACTATGCTTAATATTCAAGCGGTGA